The genomic window TATCAGCTTTCACTCAAGGCGCGGTTGTTGGAGTGGCGTGCTTACGCCATGAGAGAGGATGAGGGCAGGGTGGCTGACTACCGCGCAGCGCTGGCGTTATATAAAGAAGCGGCTGCACTGCGCCCTATGTGGCCCGAGACCTGGGCCGAGATGATTAATGTTAAGCTCAACTTGGGAGAGCTGGACGGGGAGCTGCAGACTTGGATGTTGCGGGCCGATGAGATGGGGCCTTACACACCTGCGGTGCACACAGCCATAGTCCGGGGGGGCTATGCGCTGAAGCAGCAGTATCCGTTTGAGGAGCGCCCATTGCTGGACCGCCACCTGCTGCGAGGCCTGGCGGACCACCGCAGTCGCCCGGAAGTGGCGCGGTTGGTGGAGCAGTACGCCCAGGAGGTGTCGGCCTGCCGGACGATTGCCCAGGCAGCGGAGCCGAGACCGCGGCTACAAATTTGCGAGACCTGATTGCCTGAATGATGTATCTCCAGGCTAGCAATTCCATACTAATAATAATGAGGTTGCGGTGGAGAGAGTGGCGAATGGTGTAAGCGTGGAGAGTCGAGCCCAATGGGTCGACTACGCCAAAGCGATCGGCATCATCCTGGTGGTTTATGGACATGTGGCGAGGGGGCTCTTCGACGCAGGCATCCCTGTATCCCCTGAGTTATTCCTGCTGGTGGAAAGCATTGTTTACAGCTTTCACATGCCACTGTTCTTTTTCCTTTCCGGCCTTTTCTTTGAAGCATCGTTCCGCAGGCGTGGTCCCGGTGGGTTGGTGCTCAGCAAGCTGGATACAATCGTATACCCCTATATTCTCTGGTCGCTGTTGCAGGGCTCGATAGAAGTCTTCCTATCGAAATATACGAATGGGTCGGTTGGGGCCGGGGATGTCTTCTCTTTTCTGTGGGAACCCAGAGCGCAGTTCTGGTTTCTCTATGCCCTGTTTATTCTCTTTTGCGTAGCCACCCTGATATTTTCTTTGCTCAGGCTGCGGGGAAGCCTGATTGTCTTTTCCGTACTTGCGGCCTTGCTTTATATCTATCAACCCCTCGCGGGGGTTCAGCCCCTCGGCTTCCTCGTTGATAACCTGGTTTACTTTTTACTGGGTGCGCTGGTTTATCGGTACGGTGGCGAGACGGAGTTGGGGCGTTACCGCTGGGCAGTGGTTTTGGGCGCTGGCTTTTTGCTGGCCCAGTATTGGTTCCACGCTACGCTGGGGCTCACTTGGACAGATAAAGGGGCTCCCTCTCTGCTCTTGGGGGGGATCTCAATCCTGTTTGTGGTATCCCTGTCGGTAGCACTGGCACGTAGCCCGAGCAAAATATGGCTGCTGGTGGGCTCATCCTCAATGGCAATCTACCTGATGCATGTGCTTGCGGGAGCCGGAGTCCGGGTCGTTTTGCAAAAGCTGGCCGGTGTGGATGCCTTCTTGGTCCACCTGGGGCTGGGAATGGCGGTGGGGCTGATCGGGCCGATCCTGGCGCTGGAAATCATCAAGCGCCTGAATATTCGCTATCTGTTCAGTGCGCCAATTTCCTCTTACCTGATGTCCATAACGACGCGTATTGGCGGCAAGGGTGAGGGGCGGGCAGCAGATAGTTAGATTGAAGCTGAGCTGGCGCAGGAGCATCCGTTCGCCCCAGACGATTTACGCCATCTCTTACTGACGCCACACCCGTGGATCCCGGTCCGCACCGGTACGAGTGACCGCTCGTTGTGGCAAGCGGTTAGCGGTTACCGTACTCGTCATGCCGGCCGTGAGGGCGGATGGTCGCTCGTAATGTCCACAGGGCTACCGGCAACACCCCGTCGTGCCGGCGCAGGCCTGTATCCACCTAATTCTCTGCGCCCGCACGAAAACCTGCACATGAGCAGTGGATGTGCGACTCTTCCCAACCCACTAAATCGTCCTAACCATAGAACTACAACTGCATTGGGTGGCTGTACGGAATTTGGCATAATTAGCTACAGACGTTGTGTATAAAAAATAATCACCGGGGCGGGCGCACCGACCATCTTCACTATGACCATAACCCAGATTTTTGTTGCCGGGCTCTTTGCGCTGGTCATTGCCGCCCTGGTTTTCAGTCGTGTGCGTCCCTCGTTGGTATTCGCCTCGGCGGCCGGTGCGTGTTTCCTGACGGGCCTGGTACCGGCGGAGTCGGTGTTACAAAAGGCGGTAAACCCCGGTCTGGTGACGCTGGTGATTCTGATTCTGGTATCGGTGGGCCTGGAAAAGGCCCGCTGGCTGCGCTCGGTTTCTGACGGCCTGATCAACGGCTCGCTCAAAACCAGCCTGTTAAAACTGACCACTGCGACGGCGATCAGCTCTGCTTTCCTCAATAATACTGCCGTGGTAGCGGCATTGGCTTCCAGCATCAGGTCGCAGCGCCGCTATCCGGCCGCCAAGCTGCTGATGCCACTCTCCTATGCCGCCATTCTCGGTGGCACCATGACGCTGATTGGTACCTCCACGAACCTGATCGTAAACAGCTTTGTGCTGGACCGTGATATGCCCGGTCTCGATTTCTTTGCTTTCTTCCCGATAGGCGTGGCCGCTGCGCTGGTGGGCCTGGTGGTACTGTTTGTGAGCAACCGCTTACTTCCGTCCAGGGCGATATCGGATGAGCCGCT from Microbulbifer aggregans includes these protein-coding regions:
- a CDS encoding VpsP family polysaccharide biosynthesis protein; protein product: MATESRRRRRTPWYRKWYRHVSRPRLALTGLLLCVLVSLAWQAGSWGLAHLQVVAVENTLKRWGQNGKVSSEKDLDNAFVAIDRAIALHHDNPYQLSLKARLLEWRAYAMREDEGRVADYRAALALYKEAAALRPMWPETWAEMINVKLNLGELDGELQTWMLRADEMGPYTPAVHTAIVRGGYALKQQYPFEERPLLDRHLLRGLADHRSRPEVARLVEQYAQEVSACRTIAQAAEPRPRLQICET
- a CDS encoding acyltransferase family protein, whose product is MANGVSVESRAQWVDYAKAIGIILVVYGHVARGLFDAGIPVSPELFLLVESIVYSFHMPLFFFLSGLFFEASFRRRGPGGLVLSKLDTIVYPYILWSLLQGSIEVFLSKYTNGSVGAGDVFSFLWEPRAQFWFLYALFILFCVATLIFSLLRLRGSLIVFSVLAALLYIYQPLAGVQPLGFLVDNLVYFLLGALVYRYGGETELGRYRWAVVLGAGFLLAQYWFHATLGLTWTDKGAPSLLLGGISILFVVSLSVALARSPSKIWLLVGSSSMAIYLMHVLAGAGVRVVLQKLAGVDAFLVHLGLGMAVGLIGPILALEIIKRLNIRYLFSAPISSYLMSITTRIGGKGEGRAADS